CCCCGGTCTCCAGGACGCGCTGGAACGATTCCAGGACGGCCCGGCCCACGTCCGGGGAGACCGTCTGGCGGGGGCGCCGGGCGTCGACATGCCGGCGGGCGCGGTGGGCGATCTGGCGGACCGCCGCGGGGCTCTTGTCGACGGCGGCGGCGATCTCGTCGTAGCCCGTGTCGAAGACCTCCCGCAGCACGAACACGGCGCGTTCGGTCGGCGAGAGGGTTTCGAGGACGAGCATCAGCGCCATCGACACGCTCTCGGCGAGTTCGACGTCCTCGGCGACGTCCGGCGTGGTGAGGAGCGGCTCGGGCAGCCACTGGCCGACGTACGCCTCCTTGCGGCGGCTCATGGTGCGCAGCCGGTTGAGGGCCTGCCGGGTCGTGATCCGGACCAGGTAGGCGCGCTGGTCGTGGACCTGCTCCAGGTCGACCTTGACCCAGCGCAGCCAGGTCTCCTGGAGGACGTCCTCGGCGTCGGCCGCCGAGCCCAGCATCTCGTAGGCGACGGTGAAGAGCAGGTTGCGGTGGGCGACGAACGTCTCGGTCGCCGGGTCGGCGGCCGGAGGGGTTTCCGGGGTGGGAGTGCGCTCGCTCATGTCCGGGCCCCTGTCCGGCGCGGGCGGCGGCCCTGGTCCCCGACGGTTCTCAGGCGTGCTTCCACAACAGGGTCCTTTTCGTTTTCGTCGACGGTCGTTCGGTCAGCGGGGAGACACTGCCCGGCGCTCGGCCGTGGCACGCCGGGCGGTCTCTTCAGGCTGCCGGTTCGGTGGCGGCCCGCTCCTGTTCGGCAACGGCCCGAAGCAGCAGGCCGCGCTTGGCGTCCTTGCTCCACCAGGTGCGCGCACCGGGCTTGCGTGCCTCGTACGACAGCTGCCAGGGGATGCTCCTGCAGATGAGTTCCTTGGTCTTCGCGCCCGGCCGACCGCCGAGGTAGTACCGCTTCGCGGTGTCGTCCTTGCCCATGACCTGGAAGACACCGGCGCGACGCCCCAGGCTGATGCACGTTCCGACGAACCCCACGTCGATGGACGCGGGCCGCTCGCCCGCGATCCGGCTCAGCACCGTCTCGGCTGCCTGCGGGCCCAGTTGGACCGCGGCCTGGCAGCTCATCCGGAACGGCAGGTCCGACGGGGCCGCCGAGTCCCCGGCCGCGACGATGCGCTCGTCGTCCACACTCGTCAGCGTCTCGTCGGTGAGCAGGCGGCCCAGGGCGTCGGTGCTCAGCCCGCTGCGCGCGGCCAGGTCCGGCACCCCGAATCCGGCGGTCCAGACCGTCACGGCGCTCGGCAGCTCGCGCCCGTCGGCGAGCCGTACGGTGTCGCGGGTCACCGCCGTCACCTTCGTGTCGGGGCCGTCGAGCACGCTCACCCCGAGGGCGGCGAGCCGCCTGGCGACCGAGCGGCGCCCCCGCGGATGCAGGGACGGGCCGAGCAGCCCGCCGCACAGCAGGGTCACGGTGCGGCCCTGTTCCGCGAGCTCGGCGGCGGTCTCGATGCCGGTCGGCCCGGCGCCGACCACCGTGACCGGGGCTGCCGCGGGCGCGGCGTCGAGGGCCGGCCTCAGCCGCTGCGCCTCCTCCAGGGAGGCGATCGGGTAGGCGAACTTGGCGGCGCCGGGCACCCGCGGGTCGGCGCTGCCGCTGCCCACCGCGTAGACCAGGTGGTCGTAGCCGACGGTGCCGCCGCTCGCCAGGGTCAGGGCGCGGCCGGCCGCGTCGATCCGTGTCACGGTGTCCACCACCAGCCGGACACCCCCGGCCAGGAGCTTGCCGTAGTCGCCGACCGCCTCGTGGGTGCCGCCGACGAACTGGTGCAGGCGGATCCGGTCGACGAAGGCCGGGCGCGGGTTGATCAGCGTGACGGTCACGTCGGCGCGCTGCGTCAGACGGTTGGCCGCCATGACGCCGGCGTAGCCGCCGCCGATCACGACCACATCGGTGTTGCCGGTCATGGTGTCTCCTCCGGTTCGAAGGTGCCCCTTCTTGGGGGTTCGGTCTCAAGACACCGGCCGGGTGCTGGTTGTGACAGGTGAAGGCAGGCGAATTTTTTTCGCCCCCGCCCCGCCGCCCCTGCCCGTCCCGTCCTGTTCCTGGGGGCTGCGCACCCAGACCCCCGCTGTCGGCCCTGGACGGGCCTCGTCCTCGAACGCCGGACGGGCTGGGATGTCCGGGCCCGGGCTGAAGGAGCGGCGTGGGTGGGTGGGAGACATGGCTCAGGCTGGTGGGGCCTCGTCCTCGAACTCCCCCAGAGGGGGCCCCGGACGGGCTGAAGAGGCGGCGGGCTGGACAGGAAGGTGCGCGACCGATCAGCCGGCCGTGGTCAGTTCCTCGGCCGGCTCGGCCGATGTCGGGCGGCCGGGCCCGCGCAGACCCGTCAGCGCGACGAACACCGTGGCGAGCACGGCCGCGACCGCGAACGCCGTGAACCCCCAGCTCTCCGACCCGCTCGCCACCAGCTGACCGCCGAGCCACGGCCCGAACACCGCGCCGAAGCGGCCGATGCCGGACACCCAGCCCACCGCGGTCGCACGGTCGGCGTCGGTCGAACGTCCGGCCACCGTCGCGTAGATCATGGCCTGCGCGCTGAAGAGGAACATGCCGGTGAGGAAGACCACGGTGTAGGTGAGCGGCAGCGCCATGTGGATGCCGAGCAGGTAGACGCCGACCGCGGTGCACGCGAACCAGACGGTGGCGACGCGGGCGGCGCCGTAGCGGTCGGAGCAGCGGCCGGCGACCAGCATGCCCACGATGCCGCCGAGGTTGATGACGATGAGGAAGGACAGGGACGAGCCGAGTTCGTAGCCGGCGCCGCGCATCATGGTCGGCAGCCAGTTGCTGACCCCGTAGACGAGCAGCAGGCCGCAGAAGGAGGCCAGCCAGAAGAGTGCGGTGGTGCGCCACAGGTTGCCGCGGAAGAGGGCGGCGACGGCACTCCAGCGGTCCCCGCTGACGGGGCGCTCCGTCGGGGCGGCGGGCAGTTCGACGTCGTAGCGGTCGGCTAGGGCCCGGGCCTCCTGGATGCGGCCCCTGGCCATGAGGAAGCGCATGGACTCGGGCAGGAACTTCGCGACCAGCGGGACTCCGACCAGCAGCGGGATCACGCAGACCCAGTAGGCGACGCGCCACCCGTCGGGGCCGCTCGTCCACAGGCCCAGGAAGCCCGCCATGATGCCGCCGGCCTGGTGCGCGGTCATCAGGGTGCCGACGACCAGGGCGCCGCGTCCGCGCGGGGCGTACTCGGAGACCATCGTGATCGTCGTGGGCAGCAGACCGCCGAGGCCGAGGCCGGCGATGAAGCGGCCGAGGCCGAACACGCCGAGGCTGGGGGCGAGCGCGCACAGGGCGGACGCCAGCGAGAACACGGCGGTGCAGGTGATGATCACCTTCTTGCGCCCGATCCAGTCGGTGACCGTACCCGCGGACAGGGCGCCGACGAGCATGCCGAAGGTGGCGTAGCTGCCGAGGTCGCCCGCCTGGTCGGGGACGAGTCCGAGGGCCTTGTGCTCCAGCATGTGGGGCAGTTCGGCGCCGTAGACGAACATGTCGAGGCCGTCGAAGAAGACGACCAGCCAGCACAGGCCGACGACGAGCACGGCCAGCCTGCCGCCGCGAGCGGACGGGGCGGGGGCGGGAGCGGGGGACGGAGACATCGTTGTTTCCTATCGTCCGGCAGGGGGGTCCCTGGGGAGGGGAGGTGCGGTCGACCGTAGGGAGCCGCCCGAACAAGTGTCAACGTTTTTGTCAACAATCTCATGTGCGGCGTGGCCCGTGCCGTCGCCGGTCACGGACCACGCCGCGGACGGGCGCGTCGGTCGAGCCCGTCAGCCGAGCGGAGGTGTGCCGTGCGTGTGGAAGGACTCGATGGTCTTCAGACCCCAGGCCTGTCCCTTGGCGCGCTCGGCCTGGGTCCAGGTGATCAGCGGCCAGTCGGGGGCGAGCACCAGCCGGGTGAGCGGGTTGCACAGTTCGACGCGGTTGCCGCCCGGCTCGTAGACGTACAAGAAGAACGTCTGCTGGATGGCGTGCTTGTGCGGGCCGGTCTCGATGTGCACGCCGTTGTCCAGGCACAGATCGGCGGCGCGCAGGATGTCCTCGCGGGTGTCCGTGGCGAACGCGATGTGGTGGAGGCGGCCGTTGGAGCCGGACCAGTCCTCCGTGTAGACGATGTCGTACGACTTGTTGGTGAACGTCAGCCACTGGGCGGCCAGGCGTCCTTCGTCGAGGACGATCTGCTCGGTGGGGCGGGCGCCGAGGACGTGCTGGACGAACCCGGCGTTCGGTTCGACCGCCGCGGCGAGGAAGTTGACGTGGTCGAGGCGGCGTACGCCGACGCCCGTGGCGGGTTTGGCCTGGGGCTGGTTCTTGAGGCCGGGCCGGAGTTCGGGCGGCGCCTCGTACCACTCGCTCTCCCAGTACAGGGCGATCTCGTGGCCGTCGGGGTCGGTGGTGACGTAGAGCGGGCCGAGGCCGGGTTCGTCCTCGGCCCAGCGGCCGGGGCGGCCCGCGCCCTCGGCCTCCTTGACCCTGCGCCGCAGGGCCTCCTCACTGGAGGCGCGCAGGGCTGTACGGCGGATGCCCGAGGTCGAGTGGGCGGTGAGGGTGAGGCTGTGGTGCTCGTAGTCGTCCCAGGTCCTCAGGTACACCGAGTCGCCGGAGCGGCCGTTCTCGGTCAGGCCGAGGATCGTGGTGAAGAACCGGACGCTGGCGTCCAGGTCGGGGGTGAGGAGTTCGACATGGCCCAGGTGGGCGATGTCGCCGAGCGGCGGGGTCATCAGCGGCTCCTGTCAGCGGGCGGGACAGCGGGAGATGCGGCGGGCGGGACGGCGGGCCGGGGGAAGACCGTGCCGTCGAAGATCTTGCGGGCGGTACGGACGACGGCCGTGCGCTGCGCGACCGGGGTGGGCGCGTCGGTGTCGACGACGGATTCGACGTCCAGGAATCCGGTGGGGTGCTCGATGCGCAGCGGGTCGTCGGCGCGGTCGGGGAGGCGGGCCACGCCCTCCCCGACACCGCCGGCCATGCGCAGCCCGGCGGCGACGCTCGCGGCGCCCAGCACACCGATCGCCGTGTGGCAGCGGACCGGGATGAAGGTGCGGGTCGTGACGGTGCCGCCCTGGGCGGGTGGCGCGAGCAGGGTGAGCTTGGGCACGGTCGTTCCGGAGACATCGCCGAGGCCCATCAACTTGCCCGCCGCCAGCCGGATTTCGCGCAGCCGTTCCTTGAGGGTGACGTTCTCCTCCAGGTCCCCCGGGGCCTCATAGCCGGTGACCTGAAGGGCGGAGGCCGCGATCAGTACGGTCGGCATGCCGTTGTCGACACAGGTCACCGGTGTCCCGGCGGCGATGTCGAGGGCCCGCCCGGTCGGCAGCAGGGGTGCGCTCCCCCGGCCGAAGCCGATCGCGACCGGAGCGGCGGCGCCGGGCACACCGGAGATCTCCGTCGTGCCCGAGTAGACGACACGCCCGCCCGCGGTGGGGAAGTTCGCGGTGGCGTGGTCACCGCTGTTGACCATGCGGATGCGTACGGAGGTCAACTCCTTCCCGGCCGCGACCAGTCCGCGTTCCACGGCGAACGGGCCGACGCCCGCGAGCAGGTTCCCGCAGTTCTGACGGTCCGTCACGGTCGGCCGGTCGACGCCTACCTGGAAAAACAGGTAGTCCACGTCGGCCTGTTCGTCGGCCGAGCGGGAGACGACGGCGACCTTGCTGGTAAGGGGGTGTGCTCCGCCGAGTCCGTCGATCTGGCGGGGGTCGGGGCTGCCCATGACCCGCAGCAGCAGGTCGTCGCGGGCGGCGGGGTCGGCCGGCAGGTCCTCGGCGAGGAAGTAGGCGCCCTTGGAGGTGCCGCCCCGCATCAGCATGCAGCGCAGTTCCTCCGCCGGGCGGCCCGTGCTCACGGGCGGACCCCCGGTCCGGCACCCGCGCCGGCTCCCCCGCCGGTCTCCGAGCCAGCACCCCCCGCGTACTCCTCGTACGACTGGTAGCGCACCCCCAGCCGTACCAGGGTCTCGCGCAGTCCGTACCGGTCCAGGCCCAACTGTCCGTCGGCGAAGGCGAGTCGGGACGCCTCCTCCTTCGCGGTGCGGGCCTCGGACAGCTTGACGGCCTCGGCGGAACGCTGCCGGGGCACGACCATCACGCCGTCGTCGTCGGCGATGATCACGTCGCCGGGGCGGATCTGCTGCCCGCCCACCACGACGGGGACGTTGACCGAGCCGCCGGTCGCCTTGACCGTGCCCTGCGCGGACACCGCCGCCGACCAGACGGGGAAGTCCATGGCGCGCAGTTCGGCGGTGTCGCGTACGCCGGTGTTGATGACCAGGCCGCGCACACCCCGGTGGCGCAGCGCGGTGGCGAACAGTTCGCCGAACAGGCCGTCCGTGCAGGGGGACGTGGTGGTGACGACCAGGATGTCGCCCTCGGAACACTGTTCGACGGCCGCGTGGATCATGAGGTTGTCGCCGGGCCAGCACAGCGCGGTGACGGCGGTGCCCGCGATGCGTACGTCCTGCTGGACGGGGCGCAGGGTGGGGCCGAGGAGTCCGGTGCGGCCCAGTGCCTCGTGGACGGTGGCCACGCCGTAGCCGGCCAGCGCCTCGACGTCCTCGGCGTGTGCGCGCGGGGGGTTGGTGACGATGACGCCGCTCATGCCAGCTCCTCGGTGACCTGCGGGTACGGGCGCATGTAGGCCTCGCCGTAAGTGGCGTGCGCCAGGCCCAGGTTGGGGCCCGCGTTGCGCTTGAGCTGGACCCCTCGGCGTTTCGCGAGGTCGGTGTAGTAGTCCCACAGGTGCCGCTGGGCCGGCAGGCACTCCATGGCCTTGCGCTTGGTGTCGAACACCTCGGTGATGTCGAGCAGCACCTGCGGGACGAAGTCGCACATCTCCGGCTGGTGGGGTTCGAAGAAGAACACCGGTGGCGCGCCCAGGACTTCACCGGGGGCGGGATAGCCGATGGCCTGCGCGAGGATGCGCGCGTCCAGGGCCATCCGGGCGGCGGCCGGATGGTCGGCGTTGTAGGGGTCGGACAGCGGGTGGGTGAGCACCACGTCGGGCCGGGTGTCGCGGTAGATGCCCACGAGACGGTCGGTCAGCTCGGGGGTGGCCAGGAGGGGATAGTCGCCGGCGTCGAGGAAGCGGACCTCGGCGCCGAGCGCGGCGGCGGCCTGCTCGGCCTCGGTCCGGCGCATCGCCTTGATCTCGTCGAGCGACCTGCCCTCCCGCCAGGCCTTGGCGGACTCGCCGCGCTCCCCGTACGACAGGCATGCGATGACGACCTTCTCGCCGCGCGAGGCCGCCAGCGCGATCGCGCCCCCCGCCCGCCAGACGAAGTCACCGGCGTGTGCGCTGATCACCAGTGTCGAGCGGGCGGTGACGGGCACCGCATCGTGTGTCATGGCTGAGATCTCCTTGGTGGACAGGTCGGTCGGCCCACCCCGGCGGCGTCATGCGCGCATCGCGTTATTCGCGCAACGCGGCGATCACGCTCGTGAGATGGGCGCGAGCGGCCGCTTCGGCCGCCTGCGGGTCCCTGGCCGTGATCGCCTCGACCATGGCCAGGTGTTCACCCAGGGACTGCTGGGGACGCCCCGGTCGCAGCGCGAGCTGGAAACGGTGGCGCACCAACTGGGCGTTGAGCTTCTCCAGCAGTTCCACGGCTGTCTGCTGGCCGGAGAACTGCCTGATCCGGAGGTGCAGTTCCTGATTGAGTTCGGAGTACGTGACCGGTTCGCCGTCGGCGACCGCCTTGGCCATCGCCTCGCCGACGCCGGTCAGTTGGGCCAGTTGGTCGTCGGTGGCCGCCACGGCCGCCTTGGCCGCGCACAGCCCTTCGAGGACCATCCGGCATTCGGTGATGGCGACCGCTTCCTCCACGGACACCACCCGCACCCGCGAGCCGCGGTTGCGGATCCGCTCGACCAGCCCCTCCGACTCCAGCTCGATCAGCGCCGCCCGGACGCTGGCCCGGGTCACACCGAACTGCTCGGCGAGTTCGTTCTCCACCAGCCGCTGGGCCGGCGACATGTCGCCGCGCAGGATCGCCTGCCGCAGCCGCTCCAGCGCGTGCTGCTTGGCCTGCTCTCCGGTGCCTGGACGGGCTTGGTTCGGCATGTGCCCTCCTGAGTGAGTGCCTGTCGACGCTAAATCTAGACGGACAACATTGTCAACAATATTGTTCTCCATACCTGAACCCTGTTCACGACCGGTCAGCGTGAAGTTCTCGCGCGGTTCACCCACAGAAACCCCCATTAGGTCCGGTCCGGCTATCAGGTCAAGCGTCCCGGACTATTGACTCCGTCACCCCGCTGTCGCGATCCTCATCACAGAGTTGCGCGAGCCATGACAATCTTTGTGCGAGGACGTGAGTGATGACCGAGCCTGCTTTCCCGCCTCGCCCGCGTCGAGGGCGCAGACCTCTGACCGTGCTGCCGCTGCTCCTCGCGGTGATGGCGCTGATGCTCGGCACCGGGCCCAGCGCGGCGGCCGGCACGGACTGGTGGACGCCGACCGCGCGCCCGACGCCCGACTCCCAGATCAACGTCACGGGCGAGCCCTTCAAGGGCACCAACGCCCAGGGTGAGGTACAGGGGTTCGTCGACGCGCACAACCACCTGTTCTCCAACGAGGCCTTCGGCGGACGGCTCATCTGCGGGAAGGTCTTCTCCACCAGCGGGATCGCCGACGCCCTCAAGGACTGTCCGGAGCACTACCCGGACGGCACCCTCGCGATCTTCGACTACATCACCCACGGCGGCGACGGCAAGCACGACCCGGTCGGCTACCCGACGTTCAAGGACTGGCCCGCATACGACTCGATGACCCACCAGGCGAACTACTACGCCTGGGTCGAGCGCGCCTGGCGCGGCGGTCAGCGCGTGCTGGTCAACGACCTGGTCACCAACGGCGTGATCTGCTCGGTCTACCCGTTCAAGGACCGCAGCTGCGACGAGATGACGTCCATCCGCCTCCAGGCGAAACTGACGTACCAGCTCCAGGACTTCATCGACGCGCAGTACGGCGGCACCGGCAAGGGCTGGTTCCGGATCGTCACCGACAGCGCGCAGGCGCGTGAGGTGATCAAGGCGGGCAAGCTGGCGGTCGTGCTCGGTGTCGAGACGTCCGAGCCCTTCGGCTGCAAGCAGATCCTGGACATCGCGCAGTGCAGCAAGGCCGACATCGACAAGGGCCTCGACGAGCTGTACAGCCTGGGTGTGCGCAGCATGTTCCTGTGCCACAAGTTCGACAACGCGCTGTGCGGGGTGCGGTTCGACGAGGGCGGTCTCGGTACGGCGATCAACGTCGGCCAGTTCCTGTCGACGGGCACCTTCTGGCAGACGGAGAAGTGCGCGACCGCGATGCACGACAACCCCATCGGCGGCGCCACGGCGACCAGCGCGACGGAGGACCTGCCGGCGGGCACCGAACTGCCGACGTACGACTCGGACGCGCAGTGCAACAAGCGCGGGCTCACCGCGCTCGGCGACTACGCGGTGCGCGGCATGATGAAGCGCAAGATGATGCTCGAGATCGACCACATGGGCGTCAAGGCCGCCGGTCAGGCGATGGACATCTTCGCGGCGGAGGCCTACCCGGGCGTGCTCTCCTCGCACAGCTGGATGGACCTCAACTGGACCGACCGGGTCTACGGTCTCGGCGGTTTCATCGCCCAGTACATGCACTCCTCCAAGGAGTTCGTCGCGGAGGCCGCGCGCACCGACGCCCTGCGCACCAAGTACAACGTGGGTTACGGCTACGGCACCGACTTCAACGGCATCGGCGACCACCCGGCGCCCCGCGCCGACTCGACGGTGACGTACCCCTTCACAAGTGTCGACGGCGGCTCGGTCATCGACCGTCAGACCACCGGAGAACGCACCTGGGACTTCAACACGGACGGCGCGGCGCACGTCGGGCTGATCCCGGACTGGATCCAGGACATCAAGCAGGTCGGCGGCGCGGACGCGGTCAGCGACCTGTTCCGGGGTGCCGAGTCCTACCTCGACACCTGGGGTGCCTCGGAAGCCCACAAGGCAGGGGTGAACCTCGCCAAGGGCGTGTCCGCGACGGCCAGTTCGTCCGAGTCGAACCCGTTCACCAGCTACCAGCCCGGCCGCGCCGTGGACGGCGACTCGGGCACCCGCTGGGCGAGCGACTGGAGCGACGACCAGTGGCTCCAGCTCGACCTCGGGTCCACCAACCTGGTCAAGCGGGTCACCCTCGACTGGGAGAAGGCGTTCGGCAAGGAGTACCGCATCGAGCTCTCGACCGACGGTACGACCTGGCAGACCGCGTGGTCCACGACCGTCGGCGACGGCGGCCTGGACACCGCGCAGTTCGCGGGAGTACCTGCCCGCTATGTGCGCGTCCACGGACTGGATCGGGGCACGGACTGGGGATACTCACTCTACGAAGTAGGTGTCTACAGCAGCTGAGTTCCGTACCTAGGGGGAGTTCATGGCACGCAAGCCGTCGGCCGAGAGGCGCCGGCAGCTGACCGAGGCGGCCATCCGCGCGATGACCCGGGACGGCGTCCCCAGGACGACGACCCGGTCCATCGCCGCGGAGGCGGGCGTGTCACTGAGCGTCTTCCACTACTGCTTCGACTCCAAGCAGGCCCTGATCGAGTCGGTCATCACGACGATCATGGACCACTACGTCGACGTGGTGCGCGAGGCGATCCAGCCCCAGCCCACCCTCCAGGAGACGATCCGTGCGGGCTTCAGGGCGTACTGGGACCATGTGGCCGCCCACCCGGGCGAGCACATGCTGACCTACGAACTCACCCAGTACGCCCTGCGCGAGCCGGAGTTCGCACATCTGGCCCGCAGGCAGTACGAGCTCTACTCCGAGACGTACGCCGGACTGCTGGAGCAGCTGCGCTCGACCATGGGCTTCGAACTGGACGTGCCCGTCCCGGTGCTGGCCGGCTATCTGGCCTCGATGACGGACGGGCTGACGCTCAACTTCCTGGCCCTCGGTGACGAGAAGGCCTGCATGGACATCATCGACACCGTCACCGACCACGTGGCCTCCCTCGTACGGGAGTAGCCCGTAGCGGAGTCGAAGGGCCACGGAGGTCCTGTGGCCGCCGGACAACCGCCCGGCGGCCACAGGACACTCACCGTGCCGACGACCGGCTCATCGCGGTCTCCACGGGGCACCGTGCGGGGTTGCGACCTCCGTCGGCCGGACGGTTCACGGGACGCGCAGTTCGTTCCGCGCGGGTCTCTGCGGGCTGGTCGCGCCGTTCCCCGCGTCCCTGTCGGGGCGGGGCTCCGCAGGGCACTCGGCCAGTAGGCGTTCGCCGTACTCCGCCAGGTACTCCTCGCGCTGCTTCGCCGACGCCTGCGCCGGGGCTCGGGCGACGAACGGCGGCAGGACGTCGAAGCCGAGGCAGCCGAGGATGCCGTGGTGGATGGGCCAGAGGGCGCGGTCCAGGTCCTCCTCGGTGCCGTCGGGGGCGTACAGGCCGGAGGGTGTGCCGGTGGTGGTGCACACCAGGGCGCGTCTGCCTCTGAGCGGACCGGTGTCGTAGGCGCGCCCTTCCGCGTAGGCGAAGCCGCGGGCCATCGTGCGGTCCATCCAGCCTTTGAGGATGGCCGGCATGCCGGACCACCACAGCGGGAACTGGAGGATCATCAGATCGCACCGGGCGACCTTCTCCTGTTCGGCGAGGACGTCGGGCGGGGTCTCGTGCGCCGCCGACACGCGTTCCTGCTCGGCGATGACGTCCAGGAAGTCGGGGTCGGTCCAGACTCCGGGGAAGTCCTCGGCGTCGACGACGGCCTTCCAGCCGAGCCGGTACAGGTCGCTGACCACGACCTCGTGCCCGGCCCGCTTCAGGACGTCGACGGCTCTGACCTTCAAAGCGCCGTTGAAGGAGCAGAGTTCGGGATGGGCGAAAACGATCAGTACGTTCACAGTGGGGGGTCTCCTCAGATCGTCCGTGCTGAGCCGTTCGGACTGAGTCGTTCTGTTCGGTCGAGTCGTTCTCTTCGGTCGGGCGTTCCGGTCGGGCGTTCCGGTCGGCCGGGTCGTTCTGTCGGTACTCCTGTTCCTGACTCCTGTTCCTGTTCAGCTGTTCGGCTGCCCCTCCGTCCTGTCGAGCGGGATGCGCAGGACGAAGGCGGTGCAGCCGGGGCCACTGGTCAGGTCGAGGGTTCCGCCGTGCGCCCGGGCCAGGGAGAGCGCGACCGCGAGTCCCAGGCCGCTGCCGCCACGGTCGCGGCTGCGGGCCTTGTCGACGCGGTAGAAGCGGTCGAAGACGCGGTCCTGGTCGGCGGCCGGAATGCCGGGGCCCGCGTCGGCGACCCGAACCACGGCGTGGCCGCCGGTGCCGTCGGCGGCCTTGTCGACGGTCACGTCCAGGGACACCGCCGTGCCGGCGGGCGTGTGCACGGCCGCGTTGGTCAGCAGGTTGTCCAGGACCTGGCGGATACGCAGCGGGTCGAGACGCAGCCACAGTCCCTTCGGGACCGCCGTCACCGTCAGCGG
The DNA window shown above is from Streptomyces sp. NBC_01451 and carries:
- a CDS encoding RNA polymerase sigma-70 factor, whose amino-acid sequence is MSERTPTPETPPAADPATETFVAHRNLLFTVAYEMLGSAADAEDVLQETWLRWVKVDLEQVHDQRAYLVRITTRQALNRLRTMSRRKEAYVGQWLPEPLLTTPDVAEDVELAESVSMALMLVLETLSPTERAVFVLREVFDTGYDEIAAAVDKSPAAVRQIAHRARRHVDARRPRQTVSPDVGRAVLESFQRVLETGDPQTLLDVLAPDVVLVNDGGGIKQAALRPITGAEKVARFLIGTAGKNKRPITFAPTVINGELALAVHLDGELDGIMAMRVEDARVTGLYYVRNPEKLTRAETETPLTLR
- a CDS encoding NAD(P)/FAD-dependent oxidoreductase, with protein sequence MTGNTDVVVIGGGYAGVMAANRLTQRADVTVTLINPRPAFVDRIRLHQFVGGTHEAVGDYGKLLAGGVRLVVDTVTRIDAAGRALTLASGGTVGYDHLVYAVGSGSADPRVPGAAKFAYPIASLEEAQRLRPALDAAPAAAPVTVVGAGPTGIETAAELAEQGRTVTLLCGGLLGPSLHPRGRRSVARRLAALGVSVLDGPDTKVTAVTRDTVRLADGRELPSAVTVWTAGFGVPDLAARSGLSTDALGRLLTDETLTSVDDERIVAAGDSAAPSDLPFRMSCQAAVQLGPQAAETVLSRIAGERPASIDVGFVGTCISLGRRAGVFQVMGKDDTAKRYYLGGRPGAKTKELICRSIPWQLSYEARKPGARTWWSKDAKRGLLLRAVAEQERAATEPAA
- a CDS encoding MFS transporter, whose translation is MSPSPAPAPAPSARGGRLAVLVVGLCWLVVFFDGLDMFVYGAELPHMLEHKALGLVPDQAGDLGSYATFGMLVGALSAGTVTDWIGRKKVIITCTAVFSLASALCALAPSLGVFGLGRFIAGLGLGGLLPTTITMVSEYAPRGRGALVVGTLMTAHQAGGIMAGFLGLWTSGPDGWRVAYWVCVIPLLVGVPLVAKFLPESMRFLMARGRIQEARALADRYDVELPAAPTERPVSGDRWSAVAALFRGNLWRTTALFWLASFCGLLLVYGVSNWLPTMMRGAGYELGSSLSFLIVINLGGIVGMLVAGRCSDRYGAARVATVWFACTAVGVYLLGIHMALPLTYTVVFLTGMFLFSAQAMIYATVAGRSTDADRATAVGWVSGIGRFGAVFGPWLGGQLVASGSESWGFTAFAVAAVLATVFVALTGLRGPGRPTSAEPAEELTTAG
- a CDS encoding catechol 2,3-dioxygenase, whose translation is MTPPLGDIAHLGHVELLTPDLDASVRFFTTILGLTENGRSGDSVYLRTWDDYEHHSLTLTAHSTSGIRRTALRASSEEALRRRVKEAEGAGRPGRWAEDEPGLGPLYVTTDPDGHEIALYWESEWYEAPPELRPGLKNQPQAKPATGVGVRRLDHVNFLAAAVEPNAGFVQHVLGARPTEQIVLDEGRLAAQWLTFTNKSYDIVYTEDWSGSNGRLHHIAFATDTREDILRAADLCLDNGVHIETGPHKHAIQQTFFLYVYEPGGNRVELCNPLTRLVLAPDWPLITWTQAERAKGQAWGLKTIESFHTHGTPPLG
- a CDS encoding 4-oxalomesaconate tautomerase, coding for MLMRGGTSKGAYFLAEDLPADPAARDDLLLRVMGSPDPRQIDGLGGAHPLTSKVAVVSRSADEQADVDYLFFQVGVDRPTVTDRQNCGNLLAGVGPFAVERGLVAAGKELTSVRIRMVNSGDHATANFPTAGGRVVYSGTTEISGVPGAAAPVAIGFGRGSAPLLPTGRALDIAAGTPVTCVDNGMPTVLIAASALQVTGYEAPGDLEENVTLKERLREIRLAAGKLMGLGDVSGTTVPKLTLLAPPAQGGTVTTRTFIPVRCHTAIGVLGAASVAAGLRMAGGVGEGVARLPDRADDPLRIEHPTGFLDVESVVDTDAPTPVAQRTAVVRTARKIFDGTVFPRPAVPPAASPAVPPADRSR
- a CDS encoding 4-carboxy-4-hydroxy-2-oxoadipate aldolase/oxaloacetate decarboxylase, giving the protein MSGVIVTNPPRAHAEDVEALAGYGVATVHEALGRTGLLGPTLRPVQQDVRIAGTAVTALCWPGDNLMIHAAVEQCSEGDILVVTTTSPCTDGLFGELFATALRHRGVRGLVINTGVRDTAELRAMDFPVWSAAVSAQGTVKATGGSVNVPVVVGGQQIRPGDVIIADDDGVMVVPRQRSAEAVKLSEARTAKEEASRLAFADGQLGLDRYGLRETLVRLGVRYQSYEEYAGGAGSETGGGAGAGAGPGVRP
- a CDS encoding PIG-L deacetylase family protein — encoded protein: MTHDAVPVTARSTLVISAHAGDFVWRAGGAIALAASRGEKVVIACLSYGERGESAKAWREGRSLDEIKAMRRTEAEQAAAALGAEVRFLDAGDYPLLATPELTDRLVGIYRDTRPDVVLTHPLSDPYNADHPAAARMALDARILAQAIGYPAPGEVLGAPPVFFFEPHQPEMCDFVPQVLLDITEVFDTKRKAMECLPAQRHLWDYYTDLAKRRGVQLKRNAGPNLGLAHATYGEAYMRPYPQVTEELA
- a CDS encoding GntR family transcriptional regulator, giving the protein MPNQARPGTGEQAKQHALERLRQAILRGDMSPAQRLVENELAEQFGVTRASVRAALIELESEGLVERIRNRGSRVRVVSVEEAVAITECRMVLEGLCAAKAAVAATDDQLAQLTGVGEAMAKAVADGEPVTYSELNQELHLRIRQFSGQQTAVELLEKLNAQLVRHRFQLALRPGRPQQSLGEHLAMVEAITARDPQAAEAAARAHLTSVIAALRE